A window of Candidatus Jettenia caeni contains these coding sequences:
- a CDS encoding DEAD/DEAH box helicase: MEYIITEKAFEENIEKSLLEHGGYIKGHPENFDRELSLDKAAILSFFKDTQSESWQKITEVHGSLVESKVIQRLCKELETRGMLDVLRHGFVDYGVRFKMVFFKPASGLNPETELLYNKNRLIVTRQVHYSTQNENSIDILLSLNGLPVATIELKNPFTGQDVIDAKRQYAMNRDLRELLFQFKKRALVHFVVDTDEVYMTTRIDGESTHFLPFNKGYNKGAGNPPNPNGHRTSYLWEEIFRKDSWMDIIGNFLHVQVEEIKIDGRMIKKEKLIFPRYHQLDVVRKLAGFVRYHGAGKNYLIQHSAGSGKSNSIAWLAYRLASLYNQADQRIFDSVIVITDRLVLDRQLQDTIYQFEHKMGVVQKIDKNSTQLANSLSAGTNIIITTLQKFPFVIDKIGKLPKRNYAVIVDEAHSSHGGETSKKMKDVLTIIDLSKAVKEDSFPYGEEGEDEEDMIRKSMQARGKQPNLSFFAFTATPKQKTLEVFGEIGPDGKPMPFHLYSMRQAIEEGFILDVLENYTTYKTYFRLSKAIEDDPDINKRKASRAIARFLSLHPHNLAQKTEVMIEHFRQCTMKKIGGKAKAMVVTASRPHVIRYQNEFDRYIKEKGYTDIKTLVAFTPFTDRETGLKYTEYEMNRFSETELPEKFATEEYQLLIVAEKYQTGFDQPLLHTMYVDKKLAGVKAVQTLSRLNRIFPGKEDTFVLDFANEEQEIIDAFQPYYEQTTMSSTTDPNKLYDLKNKLDGFQIIWQSAVDGFSKVFFKSRNLKNPKDHASLNAFLDPAVDRYNHLKTEEQKEDFKHTLTVFVRLYSFLSQIMPFGDIELEKFYAYSRLLLNKLPKREISDRLNLNDEVALEYYRLQKIREGKIALEKDKESPLEPINEAGTKKEKDEYTKLSEIIEILNEKFGTNFTEADRFFFNQIEEELVADENLSQQAKSNTMGNFKYGFEDVFLTKLIERMDTNQEIFAKIMDDKAFGDVVKDWMLKKVYQRLTEAV; this comes from the coding sequence ATGGAATACATAATTACCGAAAAGGCATTTGAGGAGAATATAGAAAAAAGCCTGCTTGAACATGGAGGTTATATTAAAGGCCACCCTGAGAATTTTGACCGTGAACTTTCCTTAGATAAAGCTGCGATACTTAGCTTCTTCAAAGATACTCAGTCCGAATCATGGCAGAAGATTACCGAGGTGCATGGCAGTTTAGTTGAATCAAAGGTTATACAGCGTCTTTGCAAAGAACTTGAAACCCGTGGTATGCTCGATGTATTACGTCATGGCTTTGTTGATTACGGAGTGCGTTTTAAAATGGTCTTCTTTAAGCCAGCCAGTGGATTGAATCCAGAAACCGAACTACTTTACAATAAAAACAGGCTTATCGTTACCCGCCAGGTGCATTACAGTACCCAAAACGAGAATTCCATTGACATACTGCTCAGTCTCAATGGTCTGCCTGTGGCAACTATTGAATTGAAGAACCCGTTTACCGGACAAGATGTTATTGATGCAAAGAGACAGTATGCGATGAATAGAGATCTCCGGGAATTGCTTTTCCAATTCAAGAAACGTGCGCTCGTACATTTTGTGGTTGATACTGATGAAGTATACATGACAACGAGAATAGATGGTGAAAGTACACACTTTTTGCCTTTCAACAAGGGCTACAATAAGGGTGCGGGGAATCCACCCAACCCCAATGGGCACAGGACGTCGTATTTATGGGAAGAAATCTTCAGGAAAGATAGCTGGATGGACATCATTGGCAATTTCCTACACGTGCAGGTTGAAGAAATAAAAATTGATGGCCGGATGATTAAGAAAGAGAAACTTATCTTTCCCCGTTATCATCAACTTGATGTGGTGAGAAAATTGGCAGGATTTGTGCGGTATCATGGGGCGGGCAAAAATTACCTTATACAGCATTCCGCAGGCAGTGGAAAGAGTAATTCAATTGCCTGGCTTGCATACCGCCTTGCAAGTCTTTATAATCAGGCCGACCAGCGCATCTTTGATTCGGTTATTGTCATTACCGATCGTCTTGTTCTCGATCGGCAATTGCAGGATACCATTTATCAATTCGAACATAAGATGGGCGTTGTGCAAAAGATCGACAAGAACTCAACTCAACTTGCCAATTCCCTTTCTGCCGGTACCAACATAATCATTACAACCCTCCAAAAGTTCCCTTTTGTTATCGATAAAATTGGTAAATTACCAAAGCGGAATTATGCGGTTATTGTAGATGAGGCGCACAGCTCACATGGCGGTGAGACATCAAAAAAGATGAAAGATGTGCTGACGATTATTGATCTGAGTAAGGCTGTAAAAGAGGACTCTTTCCCATACGGAGAAGAGGGGGAAGATGAAGAAGATATGATTCGCAAATCCATGCAGGCCCGCGGAAAACAACCAAATCTCAGTTTCTTCGCCTTTACCGCTACACCGAAGCAGAAAACATTGGAGGTATTTGGTGAAATTGGTCCCGATGGGAAGCCGATGCCATTCCACCTCTATTCCATGCGCCAGGCTATAGAAGAAGGTTTTATCCTTGACGTCTTGGAAAACTACACAACATATAAAACATACTTCCGTTTGTCTAAAGCTATTGAGGACGACCCGGATATTAATAAACGCAAGGCCAGCAGGGCTATTGCGCGTTTTCTTTCTCTGCATCCGCACAATCTTGCTCAAAAAACAGAAGTTATGATTGAACATTTTCGTCAGTGCACGATGAAGAAAATCGGCGGCAAGGCAAAGGCTATGGTTGTCACAGCATCACGGCCACATGTTATCCGATACCAGAATGAGTTTGACCGTTACATAAAAGAAAAAGGATATACCGATATAAAAACACTTGTGGCCTTTACACCATTTACCGATAGAGAAACAGGACTAAAATATACAGAATACGAGATGAATCGTTTTAGCGAGACTGAATTGCCAGAAAAATTTGCTACTGAAGAATATCAGCTTTTGATCGTTGCCGAAAAATATCAGACTGGCTTTGACCAACCTCTCCTTCACACCATGTATGTTGACAAAAAATTAGCAGGGGTTAAGGCGGTGCAAACACTATCCCGTCTTAATAGAATTTTTCCCGGCAAGGAAGATACCTTTGTGCTCGACTTTGCCAATGAAGAGCAGGAAATCATCGATGCATTCCAGCCTTACTATGAGCAAACAACTATGTCTTCCACAACTGATCCGAATAAACTGTATGATTTGAAAAACAAGCTGGATGGTTTTCAGATAATTTGGCAAAGCGCGGTTGATGGATTCTCTAAAGTCTTTTTTAAGTCTCGTAACCTAAAAAACCCAAAAGATCATGCAAGTTTGAACGCATTTCTTGATCCAGCCGTTGATCGGTATAATCATTTAAAAACCGAGGAGCAGAAAGAGGATTTTAAGCACACTCTTACGGTATTTGTGCGCCTCTATTCATTCCTGTCACAGATAATGCCCTTTGGGGATATTGAACTCGAAAAGTTCTATGCTTATTCAAGATTACTATTGAACAAGCTTCCGAAAAGGGAAATCTCCGACAGGCTCAATCTCAACGATGAGGTGGCTTTGGAGTATTACCGGCTTCAGAAGATACGCGAGGGTAAAATTGCGCTTGAAAAAGATAAAGAAAGCCCACTTGAACCTATTAACGAGGCTGGGACAAAGAAAGAAAAGGATGAATACACAAAACTCTCCGAAATTATCGAGATACTTAATGAAAAATTCGGTACCAATTTTACCGAGGCGGACAGGTTCTTCTTCAATCAAATTGAGGAAGAACTGGTTGCCGATGAAAATTTGTCCCAGCAGGCAAAGAGCAACACAATGGGAAATTTCAAATATGGTTTTGAAGATGTTTTCCTGACAAAGCTCATTGAGAGGATGGATACAAACCAAGAGATTTTTGCAAAAATAATGGATGATAAAGCTTTTGGGGATGTGGTCAAAGACTGGATGTTGAAAAAGGTTTATCAGAGGTTAACAGAGGCTGTTTGA
- a CDS encoding putative transcriptional regulator, producing MNQEELVKLVDELYNMPKETEWVEFKENYYDPQEIGEYISALSNSACLHNKKLGYLVFGIENATHKVKGTIFKPREKKIGNEELESWLAHMLNPRIDFKIFEFTYHDLPLVLFRIDPPHHIPVKFGGEAFIRIGSYKKKLKDYPEKERKIWQRTSSNVFETEIAIKDLDADTVLKLLDYQGYFMLVNIGLPANKDSILTKLKEEKLIQSTGGKYHITNLGGILFARNLAEFDNLSRKVVRVIIYKGKDRYETIKEQQGGKGYAIGFEGLISFINDRLSTNEEIGKAFRKEVKIYPELAIRELVANALIHQDFSMTGTGPMIEIFADRIEISNPGRPLIDTLRFIDHAPQSRNEKLAYFMRRINICEERGSGIDKVVQSVEVYQLPAPKFIAEESFFRAILLSPKTLRQMDKDDKIRACYQHCSLKYVSNDFMTNQTLRHRLNVNNENYPVISRIIADTANEGLIKDYDPENKSRKYAKYVPFWA from the coding sequence ATGAATCAAGAAGAACTTGTAAAACTTGTTGATGAATTGTACAACATGCCGAAAGAAACTGAATGGGTAGAATTTAAAGAGAACTACTATGATCCACAAGAAATTGGGGAATATATATCTGCTTTGTCAAATTCTGCCTGTCTCCATAACAAAAAACTTGGTTATCTTGTATTTGGTATTGAAAATGCGACACATAAAGTCAAAGGTACGATATTTAAGCCTCGTGAGAAAAAGATAGGAAATGAAGAGCTTGAAAGTTGGCTCGCTCACATGTTGAATCCCAGAATTGATTTTAAAATATTTGAGTTTACTTATCATGATCTGCCGTTGGTGCTATTCAGAATTGATCCTCCACATCATATACCTGTCAAATTCGGTGGAGAAGCCTTTATTAGAATTGGTTCATATAAAAAGAAACTCAAAGACTATCCTGAAAAGGAGCGTAAAATATGGCAAAGAACAAGCAGCAATGTTTTTGAAACTGAAATAGCTATAAAAGATCTTGATGCAGACACAGTCTTAAAATTACTGGATTATCAGGGCTATTTTATGCTTGTGAACATAGGTCTTCCTGCTAATAAGGACTCTATTCTTACAAAATTAAAGGAGGAAAAGTTAATTCAATCAACCGGTGGAAAGTATCATATTACTAATCTTGGTGGAATTCTTTTTGCAAGAAATCTGGCAGAGTTTGACAACCTTTCACGTAAAGTTGTCCGTGTTATAATTTATAAGGGAAAAGATAGGTATGAAACAATTAAGGAACAGCAAGGTGGCAAGGGTTATGCAATTGGATTTGAAGGTTTAATAAGCTTTATTAACGACAGGCTTTCTACAAATGAAGAAATTGGAAAGGCTTTTCGTAAAGAGGTTAAAATATATCCAGAACTAGCTATACGTGAACTTGTGGCAAATGCACTTATTCATCAGGATTTTAGCATGACTGGAACAGGGCCCATGATTGAAATCTTTGCTGATAGAATCGAAATAAGTAATCCTGGACGTCCTCTTATCGATACCTTACGTTTTATTGATCATGCGCCACAGTCGCGGAATGAAAAGCTCGCCTATTTTATGAGACGTATTAATATTTGTGAAGAGCGTGGAAGCGGTATAGATAAAGTTGTACAATCAGTTGAGGTTTATCAATTACCAGCGCCAAAATTCATAGCTGAAGAATCCTTTTTCCGCGCAATTCTTCTTTCTCCTAAAACATTACGCCAAATGGATAAAGATGATAAAATAAGGGCATGTTATCAGCATTGCTCTTTGAAATATGTTTCAAATGATTTTATGACAAATCAGACTTTACGCCATCGCTTGAACGTAAATAATGAAAACTATCCTGTTATTTCAAGAATAATTGCAGATACCGCAAATGAAGGGTTAATAAAGGATTATGATCCTGAAAATAAATCGAGGAAATATGCAAAATATGTTCCATTTTGGGCATGA
- a CDS encoding putative restriction endonuclease → MKRYDKYKPSKIPWIGNIPCHWYVKKLRFISDVQFSNVDKKIVEGEQEIKLCNYLDVYNNDFIGKDIDFMISTASLAEIEKFRLKAGDVLATKDSEDPNDIGVPALVKDDFEDVICGYHLAQIRPSKTALLGMYLFRLLQSDIIRQHFATQANGITRFGLSVSSFKDLQVLLPSLPEQTVIARYLDKKTAQIDDLITKKQRLIELLKEERAAIINQVVTKGINPHVKMKDSRIEWLGKIPEHWEVKRLKYIADINSESLPENTNSDYELEYIDIGNVTLGSIINKPERMLFKNAPSRARRISRKGDTIVSTVRTYLKAITYIDIDKSNLVVSTGFTVVRPRDTLEKKFISYLLTSEVLVETVCSLSVGVSYPAVNASDIGNLLVWYPKDKNEQSIIVKYIEQEAFRINQTITKIQQEIKLLQEYRTALISEVVTGKIDVRDEVVA, encoded by the coding sequence ATGAAGCGATACGACAAATACAAACCATCCAAAATTCCTTGGATTGGCAATATACCGTGCCATTGGTATGTGAAGAAATTAAGGTTTATATCAGATGTTCAATTTAGCAATGTTGACAAGAAGATAGTAGAAGGAGAGCAGGAGATAAAATTATGTAACTATTTGGATGTCTATAACAATGACTTTATTGGAAAGGACATTGATTTCATGATTTCAACTGCTTCCTTGGCAGAAATTGAGAAATTCCGACTAAAGGCAGGTGATGTTTTAGCAACAAAAGATTCAGAAGACCCTAATGATATCGGAGTTCCTGCTTTGGTTAAGGATGATTTTGAAGATGTGATTTGTGGATATCATTTGGCACAAATCAGGCCTTCGAAGACTGCCCTTTTAGGTATGTATCTTTTCAGGTTATTACAATCAGATATTATTAGACAGCATTTTGCTACTCAAGCCAATGGAATTACTCGTTTTGGTTTATCTGTCAGTTCTTTTAAAGATTTGCAAGTTCTTCTTCCATCCCTTCCCGAACAAACCGTCATTGCCCGCTACTTAGACAAAAAAACTGCCCAAATCGATGATCTTATTACCAAAAAGCAACGACTCATTGAGCTTTTGAAGGAAGAACGTGCGGCAATCATCAATCAAGTCGTTACCAAAGGAATCAATCCCCATGTGAAAATGAAGGATTCGAGGATTGAATGGTTGGGGAAAATTCCGGAGCATTGGGAGGTAAAAAGGCTAAAATATATAGCAGATATAAATAGTGAATCTCTCCCTGAAAATACTAATTCTGATTATGAACTTGAATATATTGATATTGGGAATGTTACACTTGGTTCAATAATAAATAAGCCGGAAAGGATGTTATTTAAGAATGCTCCATCGCGTGCAAGACGAATTTCGAGAAAGGGTGACACGATTGTTTCTACGGTAAGAACTTACTTGAAAGCCATTACTTATATCGATATTGATAAGTCAAATTTAGTAGTATCTACTGGGTTTACAGTTGTACGACCAAGAGATACGCTTGAGAAAAAATTTATTTCGTATTTACTAACGAGTGAAGTTCTTGTTGAAACAGTATGTTCCTTATCTGTTGGTGTAAGTTATCCAGCAGTTAATGCTAGCGATATTGGTAATCTCTTGGTTTGGTATCCTAAAGATAAAAATGAGCAATCAATAATTGTAAAGTATATCGAACAAGAAGCCTTCCGTATCAACCAAACTATCACAAAAATTCAACAAGAAATTAAGTTATTACAAGAATACCGCACAGCCCTTATTTCTGAGGTGGTTACCGGTAAAATTGATGTTCGGGATGAGGTTGTAGCATGA